The proteins below are encoded in one region of Pacificitalea manganoxidans:
- a CDS encoding surface lipoprotein assembly modifier, producing MAGLITAALLPVAGAAQDAAALQVMPARDGAGAHVMLADGQVVVLRNAGDLQIAVRMLIAQGRVAEAQHLARAYAPDHPDHAVRVAYVDGLAASAQGNDVEAVRLWRGILAQRPDLDLVRVQLTGALARLQLHDSARYQAEQLIAAGVDDRIDGRLSGLLRSLDAARPVQFRGYLSLLPSTNVNNGTDNDSVAIGPVVGTIPEDQRRQSGLGVAVGGEASVRRQLDPRHAAVVALEARVERYPSIDRTNVTSQLSFGLERRLDHGAALARVLTGTALKDGAQTYRYSGLSVETNLRFAERWRLYFGPEYRDETFPYSPGEDGAFVDLPLQIDRFSGPDSFVRFIAGASMGRKAEERFSFDEARIGLGYFKEFSQGLSLYADATYAHRLYHADYPGIDDPREDHRTSVGVTVTKRDFTLAGFAPQVSLRHTRTRSNAAFNDTTRTEADLRFVQEF from the coding sequence ATGGCCGGGCTTATCACGGCGGCGCTGCTCCCGGTTGCGGGGGCTGCGCAGGACGCCGCAGCATTACAGGTCATGCCCGCCCGTGACGGCGCGGGCGCCCATGTGATGCTGGCCGACGGGCAGGTCGTGGTGCTGCGCAATGCGGGGGATCTGCAAATCGCGGTGCGGATGCTCATCGCCCAAGGACGGGTGGCCGAGGCTCAACACCTGGCCCGCGCCTATGCGCCCGACCATCCCGATCACGCGGTGCGGGTGGCCTATGTCGACGGGCTGGCCGCAAGCGCGCAGGGCAATGACGTGGAAGCGGTGCGTCTGTGGCGCGGCATCCTCGCCCAGCGCCCGGATCTGGATCTGGTCCGGGTGCAGCTGACCGGGGCGCTGGCGCGTCTGCAACTGCATGACAGCGCCCGCTATCAGGCCGAACAACTTATCGCCGCCGGGGTCGATGACCGCATCGACGGGCGTCTTTCGGGGCTGCTGCGCTCGCTCGACGCCGCGCGGCCCGTGCAATTTCGCGGCTACCTGTCGTTGCTGCCCAGCACTAATGTCAACAACGGCACCGACAATGACAGCGTGGCCATCGGCCCGGTCGTTGGCACCATCCCCGAAGATCAGCGCCGCCAATCCGGACTGGGCGTCGCGGTGGGTGGTGAGGCGAGCGTCCGGCGACAACTCGACCCGCGGCACGCCGCCGTCGTCGCGTTGGAGGCACGGGTGGAGCGCTACCCCTCCATTGATCGGACCAACGTCACCTCGCAACTGTCGTTTGGACTGGAACGGCGGCTCGATCACGGCGCAGCACTGGCGCGGGTGCTGACCGGCACGGCGCTGAAGGACGGCGCGCAGACCTATCGCTACTCTGGCCTGTCGGTGGAGACAAACCTGCGCTTTGCCGAACGCTGGCGGCTATATTTCGGGCCGGAATATCGAGACGAGACTTTCCCCTACTCCCCTGGAGAGGACGGCGCCTTCGTGGACCTGCCATTGCAGATCGACCGGTTTTCGGGACCCGACAGCTTTGTGCGGTTCATCGCTGGCGCCAGCATGGGCCGCAAGGCGGAGGAGCGGTTCTCCTTTGACGAGGCCCGGATCGGGCTGGGCTATTTCAAGGAGTTTTCACAGGGGCTGTCGCTCTATGCCGACGCGACCTATGCGCACCGGCTTTACCACGCAGATTACCCCGGCATCGACGACCCCCGCGAAGATCACCGGACCAGCGTCGGCGTCACAGTGACCAAACGCGATTTTACGTTGGCGGGATTTGCGCCGCAGGTCTCGCTGCGCCACACCCGAACGCGATCCAACGCGGCGTTCAATGACACGACCCGCACCGAGGCTGATCTACGCTTCGTCCAAGAGTTCTGA
- a CDS encoding sensor histidine kinase → MTPGRVLVSALFMALLLSVGAVLMLLGRPYAAAPPGMVPVAVGDLTLTPGDLIEEPDQLPDYAAMRDFFARQDTLYSALTGGAEVGFAPAPEMAAEIRVPARPRRLGDLPAPFFFQLGVGALALLIGAWIFALRPRDWGVRMFALTGLCVPVFAMAAAVYSSRFIALPGDLFRGLSGVNHLGAGVFGIGLVGLFLMYPRHLVRPVWLWVPVAVFGIGIALDLTHAVPVKLLDFIVMTQTLLALVLAVVQWVLSRRMPLDRAGLRYLVLATLIGVSCFIGLSVMPVALGLSEQGLLPQGYAFGFFLIMHLGIAMGLARYRVFELDRYAYLVWLWLGSAMLIIGLDALLLMLLHDQPWTSLGLALLVASFVYFPLRQFLFSRFVSTRSVSLAGRMPDILRVAMMPMSDGRDGAWDALLRRIWEPLSIGRPGMAEAAGVDDPSAPHAERATIAEQGLALDLPDCAGVGGRQLRYAAAGRRLFGEDDKALAATLCELVTMIRQSAAAFQRGVTTERDRISRDMHDNIGAQMLSALHSSDAGRKNELLRDALNDLRGIIDAGFTGQFNLQDLMADLRGEAMERLSDHGIRLDWQPLPLPDLPVSLAHGNTLRAVIREAVSNVIRHARCRTMRIAPELHGRELHLVLSDDGSAGASPRLGNGLENMRVRILALRGSISIVEAGPDHGFHIEILVPLDSAEPAPASGAEPAAPLSPGIGAPPPVTP, encoded by the coding sequence ATGACACCAGGTCGCGTATTGGTATCCGCCTTGTTTATGGCGCTTCTTCTGTCTGTCGGTGCGGTGCTGATGCTGCTGGGCCGTCCCTATGCTGCGGCGCCACCGGGGATGGTGCCGGTCGCGGTTGGGGATTTGACACTTACGCCCGGCGATCTGATCGAGGAGCCGGACCAACTTCCTGATTATGCCGCAATGCGCGACTTCTTCGCGCGGCAGGACACGCTTTATTCGGCGCTGACGGGCGGGGCTGAGGTGGGATTTGCTCCCGCGCCGGAAATGGCCGCCGAGATCCGGGTTCCCGCACGCCCGCGCAGGTTGGGCGACCTGCCCGCGCCGTTCTTTTTCCAACTGGGGGTTGGCGCGCTGGCGCTACTGATCGGGGCGTGGATCTTTGCGCTGCGCCCGCGGGACTGGGGGGTGCGGATGTTCGCCTTGACGGGTCTGTGCGTGCCGGTCTTTGCGATGGCGGCGGCTGTATATTCCAGCCGTTTCATCGCCCTGCCGGGGGATCTGTTCCGCGGGCTGAGCGGGGTCAATCACTTGGGGGCGGGGGTGTTCGGCATCGGGCTGGTGGGTCTGTTTCTGATGTATCCCCGGCACTTGGTGCGGCCCGTGTGGCTTTGGGTGCCGGTCGCGGTGTTCGGTATCGGTATCGCGCTGGATCTCACCCATGCGGTGCCGGTCAAGCTGCTGGACTTCATCGTCATGACGCAGACCTTGCTGGCGCTGGTGCTGGCCGTGGTGCAGTGGGTGCTGTCGCGCCGGATGCCGCTGGATCGCGCGGGGTTGCGTTATCTGGTGCTGGCCACGCTGATCGGGGTGTCATGCTTCATCGGGTTGAGCGTGATGCCCGTGGCCCTTGGCCTGTCCGAGCAAGGGCTGCTGCCGCAAGGCTATGCGTTTGGCTTCTTCCTCATCATGCATCTGGGGATCGCGATGGGGCTGGCGCGCTACCGGGTGTTCGAACTTGATCGATATGCCTATCTCGTCTGGCTGTGGCTCGGCTCCGCGATGCTCATCATTGGGCTCGACGCGCTGCTTTTGATGCTGCTGCACGACCAGCCTTGGACATCGCTCGGGCTGGCACTGCTGGTGGCGAGTTTCGTCTATTTCCCATTGCGGCAGTTTCTGTTCAGCCGGTTCGTCAGCACCCGCAGCGTCAGCCTTGCAGGGCGGATGCCGGATATCCTGCGCGTGGCGATGATGCCGATGAGCGACGGGCGCGACGGCGCGTGGGATGCGCTGCTGCGCCGGATTTGGGAGCCGCTGAGCATCGGACGGCCCGGCATGGCGGAGGCCGCAGGGGTGGACGACCCCAGCGCCCCGCATGCGGAGCGGGCAACGATCGCGGAGCAGGGGCTGGCGCTCGACCTGCCGGATTGCGCGGGCGTGGGCGGGCGGCAATTGCGCTACGCCGCGGCGGGACGGCGGCTCTTTGGCGAGGATGACAAGGCGTTGGCTGCCACCTTATGCGAACTGGTGACGATGATCCGTCAAAGCGCGGCGGCCTTCCAGCGCGGCGTCACCACCGAGCGGGACCGAATTTCGCGCGACATGCATGACAATATCGGGGCGCAGATGCTGAGCGCTCTGCATTCCAGCGATGCGGGGCGCAAGAACGAGCTTCTGCGCGATGCACTTAACGACCTGCGCGGCATCATCGATGCCGGTTTTACCGGGCAGTTCAATCTTCAGGATCTGATGGCCGATCTGCGCGGCGAGGCGATGGAGCGGCTGTCGGACCACGGCATCCGGCTGGATTGGCAACCGCTGCCGCTGCCGGACCTGCCGGTGTCGCTGGCCCATGGCAACACCCTGCGCGCGGTGATCCGAGAGGCCGTGTCCAACGTGATCCGCCACGCTCGGTGCCGCACAATGCGCATCGCGCCTGAATTGCATGGTCGCGAATTGCATCTGGTGCTGTCCGATGATGGCAGCGCCGGTGCCAGTCCGCGCCTTGGCAATGGGTTGGAAAATATGCGGGTGCGCATTTTGGCCTTGCGGGGGTCGATCTCGATTGTCGAGGCGGGGCCGGATCACGGCTTCCATATCGAGATCTTGGTGCCACTCGACTCCGCCGAACCTGCGCCTGCATCGGGGGCCGAACCGGCCGCGCCCCTGTCGCCGGGGATCGGCGCGCCACCGCCGGTCACGCCATGA
- a CDS encoding STAS domain-containing protein, with amino-acid sequence MKLETERHGDLLLVRVQEPRLDAALAIRFKDALRALAAEGTPRVLLDLEQVGFLDSSGLGALVAVMKYLQPARTLELACLSPGVERVFALTHMGRVFTVHETVAAARAGGGEADTAPAPPQSDPGPAPA; translated from the coding sequence ATGAAGCTGGAAACGGAACGCCATGGCGACCTGCTGCTTGTGCGGGTGCAGGAGCCGCGCCTGGATGCCGCTTTGGCGATCCGATTCAAGGATGCGCTGCGCGCGCTTGCCGCCGAAGGCACGCCGCGGGTGCTGCTGGACCTTGAGCAGGTTGGCTTTCTCGACAGCAGCGGGTTGGGCGCGCTGGTGGCCGTGATGAAATATTTGCAACCCGCACGGACGCTGGAGCTGGCCTGCCTGTCACCGGGGGTGGAGCGGGTTTTTGCGCTTACCCATATGGGCCGGGTGTTCACCGTCCATGAAACGGTTGCAGCCGCACGCGCCGGGGGGGGCGAGGCGGACACAGCGCCCGCGCCGCCGCAGTCCGATCCCGGTCCGGCCCCGGCGTGA
- a CDS encoding DEAD/DEAH box helicase: protein MDFDMLGLAPRLLAKLPELGISDPTPIQTQAIPHALNGRDVMGLAQTGTGKTLAFGLPLLDALMKNGSKPAPRTVRGLVLAPTRELAKQIADNLKPFTHGTHLKVGIVVGGAGIHGQIQRLERGTDLLVATPGRLIDLIDRRAVDLSQAQFLVLDEADQMLDLGFIHALRKIAPLLAKKRQTMLFSATMPKQMAELSSAYLNDPVRVEVSPPGKAADKVTQEVHFIEQSNKTGKLIDLLKSHRSELALVFARTKHGSDRLMRQIERAGVDAVAIHGNKSQGQRERAIRDFRDGRIKVLVATDVAARGIDIPGVAFVYNYDLPNVPENYVHRIGRTARAGKEGQAVALCAPEEMGDFRAIEKVMKLSVPVASGQPWEVSGTSPAGRTRRRGGGNGGGGHKGGAPRVGKPANSGAPSGKPQRRRRRAGGGGR, encoded by the coding sequence ATGGATTTCGACATGCTGGGCCTTGCGCCCCGGCTTCTCGCCAAGCTGCCCGAACTGGGCATCTCTGACCCGACCCCTATTCAGACGCAGGCGATTCCGCATGCGCTTAATGGCCGTGACGTGATGGGCCTTGCCCAGACCGGCACCGGCAAAACGCTGGCCTTTGGTCTGCCGCTGCTCGACGCGCTGATGAAGAACGGCTCGAAACCGGCGCCGCGCACCGTGCGTGGTCTAGTGCTGGCGCCGACACGCGAACTGGCCAAACAGATCGCCGACAACCTGAAGCCGTTCACCCATGGCACGCATCTGAAAGTCGGCATCGTCGTAGGCGGCGCAGGCATTCACGGCCAGATTCAGCGGCTGGAGCGGGGCACCGACCTGCTCGTCGCGACGCCGGGTCGTTTGATCGACCTGATTGACCGCCGCGCGGTGGATCTGTCGCAGGCGCAGTTCCTTGTGCTGGACGAAGCCGATCAGATGCTCGATCTGGGCTTTATCCATGCGCTGCGCAAAATCGCGCCGCTGCTGGCCAAGAAGCGTCAGACCATGCTGTTCTCGGCCACGATGCCCAAACAGATGGCCGAGCTGTCGTCTGCTTATCTCAACGATCCGGTTCGGGTCGAAGTGTCGCCTCCGGGCAAGGCCGCCGATAAGGTGACCCAAGAGGTCCACTTCATCGAGCAGAGCAACAAGACCGGGAAGCTGATCGACCTGCTGAAATCTCACCGCAGTGAGCTGGCGCTGGTATTTGCCCGCACGAAGCATGGCTCCGATCGGCTGATGCGCCAGATCGAGCGTGCAGGCGTTGATGCGGTCGCGATCCACGGCAACAAAAGCCAGGGCCAGCGGGAGCGGGCAATCCGCGATTTCCGCGATGGCCGGATCAAGGTGCTAGTGGCGACCGACGTGGCCGCACGCGGCATCGACATTCCGGGTGTTGCGTTCGTCTATAACTACGATCTGCCGAACGTGCCGGAAAACTATGTGCACCGCATCGGCCGGACCGCTCGGGCGGGCAAGGAAGGGCAGGCGGTCGCGCTGTGTGCCCCCGAGGAAATGGGTGATTTCCGCGCCATCGAGAAGGTGATGAAACTCTCCGTTCCGGTGGCATCCGGTCAGCCGTGGGAAGTGTCCGGCACGTCGCCCGCAGGCCGCACCCGGCGTCGCGGTGGCGGCAATGGAGGGGGCGGTCACAAGGGCGGCGCCCCGCGCGTGGGCAAACCCGCCAATAGCGGCGCGCCTTCCGGTAAGCCGCAGCGTCGGCGGCGTCGTGCCGGTGGCGGCGGTCGCTGA
- the lepA gene encoding translation elongation factor 4 codes for MTELAHIRNFSIVAHIDHGKSTLADRLIQLTGTVAERDMKEQLLDAMDIERERGITIKANTVRIDYPAKDGHTYVLNLIDTPGHVDFAYEVSRSMQAVEGSLLVVDATQGVEAQTLANVYQAIDANHEIVPVLNKIDLPAAEPDRVKEQIEDVIGIEAHDAVEISAKTGLGIPDVLEAIVQRLPAPAEGNRDAPLKAMLVDSKYDSYLGVVVIVRIIDGVLKKGQRIKMMKTGGIYDVDKVGVYRPAMTDVAELGPGEIGFLTASIKQVRDTRVGDTITTEKKGTETPLPGFKPSVPVVFCGLFPVDTNDFDDMRDAIEKLALNDASFSFEMETSAALGFGFRCGFLGLLHLEVIRDRLEREYDIELITTAPSVIFHVHTRDGQMIELHNPADMPDPATIDHIEEPRIKATILVPDEYLGDVLKLCQERRGVQMDLTYAGTRAMVVYDLPLAEVVFDFYDRLKSVTKGYASFDYQMIGYQQDYLVKMSILVNDEPVDALSIMVHRDRAEGRGRAMCEKLKELIPRHMFKIPIQAAIGGRVIARETLSAMRKDVTAKCYGGDATRKRKLLDKQKAGKKKMRQFGKVDIPQEAFISALKMDT; via the coding sequence ATGACAGAGCTCGCCCATATCCGTAATTTCTCCATCGTGGCGCATATCGACCACGGTAAATCCACGCTGGCCGACCGGCTGATCCAGCTGACCGGCACGGTGGCCGAACGCGACATGAAGGAGCAGCTGCTCGACGCGATGGATATCGAGCGCGAGCGCGGCATAACGATCAAGGCCAACACGGTCCGCATCGACTACCCGGCAAAGGATGGGCACACCTATGTGCTCAATCTCATCGACACGCCCGGACATGTCGATTTCGCCTATGAGGTCTCCCGCTCGATGCAGGCGGTCGAAGGCTCGCTGCTGGTCGTCGACGCGACCCAAGGCGTCGAGGCGCAGACCCTCGCGAACGTGTATCAGGCCATCGACGCCAATCACGAAATCGTGCCGGTGCTCAACAAGATCGACCTGCCCGCGGCGGAGCCCGACCGCGTGAAGGAGCAGATCGAGGATGTCATCGGCATCGAGGCCCATGACGCGGTCGAGATTTCGGCCAAGACCGGCCTTGGCATTCCCGACGTGCTGGAAGCCATCGTGCAGCGCCTGCCCGCGCCCGCCGAAGGCAACCGCGACGCCCCGCTGAAGGCGATGCTGGTCGATTCGAAATATGACAGCTATCTCGGCGTCGTCGTCATCGTCCGGATCATCGACGGCGTGCTGAAAAAGGGCCAGCGCATCAAGATGATGAAAACCGGCGGCATCTATGATGTCGACAAGGTCGGCGTTTACCGCCCCGCCATGACCGATGTGGCTGAACTTGGCCCGGGCGAAATCGGCTTTCTTACCGCGTCGATCAAACAGGTGCGCGACACCCGCGTGGGCGACACGATCACGACCGAGAAGAAAGGCACCGAAACACCCCTGCCCGGCTTTAAGCCTTCGGTGCCGGTGGTGTTCTGCGGTCTGTTCCCAGTCGACACCAACGATTTCGACGACATGCGCGATGCGATCGAGAAACTGGCGCTGAATGACGCGAGCTTCTCCTTCGAGATGGAAACCTCCGCCGCGCTCGGTTTTGGCTTCCGCTGCGGGTTCCTCGGGCTGCTGCACCTAGAAGTCATTCGTGACCGGCTGGAACGCGAATACGATATCGAACTGATCACCACGGCGCCCTCGGTCATCTTCCACGTGCACACCCGCGACGGGCAGATGATCGAGTTGCACAATCCCGCCGACATGCCCGACCCGGCCACCATCGATCATATCGAAGAGCCCCGGATCAAAGCGACGATCCTCGTGCCCGACGAATATCTCGGCGACGTGCTGAAGCTCTGTCAGGAGCGGCGCGGCGTGCAGATGGACCTGACCTATGCCGGCACCCGTGCAATGGTCGTCTATGACCTGCCGCTGGCCGAAGTTGTGTTCGATTTCTACGACCGCCTGAAATCGGTGACCAAAGGCTACGCGAGCTTTGACTACCAGATGATCGGCTATCAGCAGGATTATTTGGTCAAGATGTCGATCCTTGTGAATGACGAACCCGTCGATGCGCTGTCGATCATGGTTCACCGTGACCGCGCCGAGGGCCGGGGCCGCGCCATGTGCGAAAAGCTCAAGGAACTGATCCCGCGCCACATGTTCAAGATCCCGATTCAGGCCGCCATCGGGGGCCGGGTCATTGCCCGCGAAACCCTGTCGGCCATGCGTAAGGACGTGACCGCCAAATGCTACGGTGGCGACGCCACCCGAAAGCGCAAGCTGCTGGATAAGCAGAAGGCCGGCAAAAAGAAAATGCGCCAGTTCGGCAAGGTCGACATCCCGCAGGAAGCGTTCATCAGCGCGCTGAAGATGGATACCTAG
- a CDS encoding HupA family protein → MKLHVILLLSTAMTLSGCLGNGGGGSGGGSGGGSAGGSGGSGGGGGGGTPTATGTGFGEVVGMRGVVYQTDLTEQPGTGASPVKLYQSAPYPYSNAGNNLKRDQVTASLDLRNADVEYAAGIAGNGTGTASLTVSKNYPGVQNGTGSSYLGQPVFTDSSGNLETTSDTFSLQPDDIDGDSTEDFFTVELGAGTLNAFSPSGRATTGVFYGGKFAPESALTGRSTATYSRQGGARVNTVIGKDIASGAEGDFNVIGDVSLDVDFTAGTVKGRIDKAGRAGGLGTDAAILLSDARINGVHFDGGTARMVDGSGNDIYGTVDGSYFIGSFMGADAEAAGGVFSVDGTIGGEAAITTGSYIGDRQ, encoded by the coding sequence ATGAAGCTTCATGTGATCTTGCTGTTGAGCACGGCAATGACCCTGTCTGGCTGCCTTGGCAATGGCGGCGGCGGGTCTGGCGGAGGATCGGGCGGCGGCTCCGCCGGTGGGTCGGGCGGTTCCGGCGGTGGTGGCGGTGGCGGCACCCCCACAGCCACGGGCACCGGCTTTGGCGAGGTGGTGGGTATGCGCGGTGTCGTCTACCAGACCGACCTGACCGAGCAGCCCGGAACGGGCGCGTCTCCGGTCAAACTCTATCAATCCGCGCCCTACCCCTATTCCAACGCAGGCAACAACCTGAAGCGGGATCAGGTCACCGCAAGCCTCGATTTGCGGAATGCGGATGTGGAATATGCCGCGGGCATCGCCGGGAACGGCACCGGCACGGCCTCGCTCACGGTGTCCAAGAACTACCCCGGCGTGCAGAACGGCACCGGCTCCTCCTACCTCGGGCAGCCGGTCTTTACCGACAGTTCCGGCAATCTTGAAACCACCAGCGACACGTTCTCGCTTCAGCCTGACGATATCGATGGCGACAGCACCGAGGACTTCTTTACCGTCGAGCTTGGCGCGGGCACGCTCAACGCCTTCAGCCCCTCGGGCCGGGCCACGACGGGGGTGTTCTACGGCGGCAAGTTCGCGCCGGAAAGCGCGCTTACGGGCCGTTCCACCGCGACCTATTCGCGGCAGGGTGGCGCGCGCGTCAATACCGTGATCGGCAAGGATATCGCCAGCGGCGCGGAGGGCGATTTTAACGTCATCGGGGATGTGTCGCTGGATGTGGATTTCACGGCCGGGACGGTCAAGGGCCGCATCGACAAGGCCGGGAGAGCCGGCGGGCTGGGCACCGATGCCGCAATCCTCCTGTCCGATGCGCGCATCAACGGCGTCCATTTCGACGGCGGCACCGCGCGAATGGTCGATGGCAGTGGCAATGACATCTACGGCACCGTGGACGGCAGCTATTTCATCGGCTCTTTCATGGGCGCAGATGCCGAAGCAGCGGGCGGCGTGTTCTCGGTCGATGGCACCATCGGCGGGGAAGCGGCGATCACCACCGGCTCCTATATCGGGGACCGTCAATGA
- a CDS encoding GAF domain-containing protein, which translates to MRANYHDLSRSVASLTENETDEVALMATVACELHHSDDRFDWTGFYRVTSPNVLKIGPYQGGHGCLMIPFSKGVCGAAARTGEVQLVADVDSFDGHIACAATTRSEIVLPVRNATGRLLGVLDIDSNQPDAFTQEDAAGLQLVLHAAFGNDGVWR; encoded by the coding sequence ATGCGCGCCAACTACCACGACCTGTCCCGATCGGTCGCCAGCCTGACGGAGAACGAAACCGACGAAGTCGCTCTGATGGCCACGGTCGCCTGCGAATTGCATCATTCGGATGACAGGTTCGACTGGACGGGTTTTTACCGTGTGACCTCGCCCAATGTGCTGAAGATCGGGCCCTATCAGGGCGGGCATGGCTGCTTGATGATCCCGTTTAGCAAGGGCGTCTGCGGCGCGGCGGCCCGCACAGGCGAGGTGCAGCTGGTGGCAGATGTGGACAGTTTTGACGGCCATATCGCCTGCGCGGCAACCACCCGGTCCGAGATCGTGCTGCCGGTGCGCAATGCGACGGGGCGGCTGCTGGGGGTGCTGGATATCGACAGCAACCAGCCAGACGCGTTTACGCAGGAAGATGCTGCGGGACTGCAACTGGTGCTGCACGCGGCCTTTGGCAATGACGGGGTGTGGCGCTAG
- a CDS encoding peroxiredoxin, translating into MSLRINDVVPDFTATTSEGEISFHDWIGDSYAILFSHPKDFTPVCTTEFGAVAQLADEWAKRNTKVIGISVDGVEEHSRWKGDIESVAGAPATFPIIADKDLEIAKLYDMLPGDAYLPDGRTPNDTATVRSVFLIGPDKKLRLTMTYPMSVGRNFAEVLRALDAVQATDGNPIAAPANWTPGQDVIVALSLDDDAARAKFGDLDIKLPYLRFAKQPS; encoded by the coding sequence ATGTCCCTGCGCATCAATGATGTCGTTCCCGATTTTACCGCCACCACCTCCGAAGGTGAGATCAGCTTTCACGACTGGATCGGCGACAGCTACGCGATCCTGTTTTCGCACCCCAAGGATTTTACCCCGGTCTGCACCACGGAATTCGGCGCGGTGGCGCAATTGGCCGATGAATGGGCAAAGCGCAACACCAAGGTGATCGGCATCTCCGTCGATGGGGTCGAAGAGCATTCCCGCTGGAAAGGCGACATCGAAAGCGTGGCAGGCGCGCCCGCGACATTCCCGATCATCGCCGACAAGGATCTGGAAATCGCAAAGCTCTATGACATGCTTCCCGGCGACGCCTACCTGCCCGATGGCCGCACGCCCAACGACACCGCGACGGTGCGCTCGGTCTTTCTGATCGGACCGGATAAGAAACTTCGTCTGACCATGACCTATCCAATGTCGGTGGGCCGCAATTTCGCCGAGGTGCTGCGCGCATTGGACGCCGTGCAAGCGACCGACGGCAACCCGATTGCTGCGCCCGCCAACTGGACACCGGGACAGGATGTGATCGTGGCACTGTCGCTTGACGACGACGCAGCCCGCGCAAAATTCGGCGATCTGGACATCAAACTGCCCTATCTGCGCTTCGCCAAACAGCCAAGCTGA
- a CDS encoding RluA family pseudouridine synthase produces the protein MDDHYAPPDTPLTLIHTDHQILLVDKPSGLLSVPGKGPHLADCLLSRVQAAFPEALLVHRLDRDTSGVMVFAMTPHAQRHLGLQFEKRQMKKTYIARLAGELAEKTGTVDLPLIVDWPNRPLQKVDFETGKPAQTDWRVLKARDGETRVRLTPLTGRSHQLRVHMREIGHPILGDPFYATGPARDAPRLMLHAESLRLRHPDGGRTMTFKAPVPF, from the coding sequence ATGGATGACCACTACGCCCCGCCCGACACGCCACTTACCCTGATCCATACGGACCATCAGATCCTGCTGGTGGACAAGCCGTCCGGGTTGCTTTCCGTGCCCGGCAAGGGGCCGCATCTTGCCGATTGCCTGCTGAGCCGGGTGCAGGCCGCGTTCCCCGAGGCGCTGCTCGTGCATCGGCTCGACCGCGACACATCGGGGGTGATGGTGTTCGCCATGACGCCGCATGCGCAGCGGCATCTGGGGCTACAGTTCGAAAAGCGCCAGATGAAGAAAACCTATATCGCGCGGCTTGCTGGCGAATTGGCGGAGAAGACCGGAACGGTCGATTTGCCGCTGATCGTCGACTGGCCGAACCGCCCGCTGCAAAAGGTCGATTTCGAGACGGGAAAACCGGCGCAAACCGACTGGCGGGTGCTGAAAGCCCGCGATGGTGAGACCCGCGTGCGGCTGACGCCATTGACCGGACGGTCGCATCAGTTGCGGGTTCATATGCGCGAGATCGGCCACCCGATTCTGGGCGATCCGTTCTATGCCACCGGCCCCGCCCGCGATGCGCCGCGCCTAATGTTGCATGCAGAAAGCCTGCGCCTGCGTCATCCCGATGGCGGTCGGACCATGACCTTCAAGGCGCCTGTGCCGTTCTGA
- a CDS encoding ATP-binding protein, which produces MKRLQPHAPGGARRTQRPRRRSPIPVRPRRDCMGRRHHSRPEGPGAGGIAEPRCELRLVFQALPLAVRHVLTTIMEDLGPLRLNPDARSAVELVLAEALNNVVEHAYRNPQGEWADGFIDLRIAQDGETLRVVLCDRGRPMPDHALPVSATAHRTPQAKRLTGAGAAIASDTANAQAPPPSAPPRPEHLPEGGFGWFLIRALTEDVTYARVNGENRLAMVLRTTATARSRCGQ; this is translated from the coding sequence ATGAAACGGTTGCAGCCGCACGCGCCGGGGGGGGCGAGGCGGACACAGCGCCCGCGCCGCCGCAGTCCGATCCCGGTCCGGCCCCGGCGTGACTGCATGGGTCGGCGGCATCATAGCAGGCCGGAGGGGCCCGGCGCGGGAGGGATCGCAGAGCCTCGCTGCGAATTGCGATTGGTGTTTCAGGCCCTGCCTTTAGCGGTGCGCCATGTCTTGACCACGATAATGGAGGATCTGGGGCCGCTGCGGCTGAACCCCGATGCGCGCAGCGCGGTGGAGCTGGTGTTGGCCGAGGCACTCAATAATGTCGTGGAACATGCGTATCGCAACCCGCAGGGCGAATGGGCCGACGGGTTCATTGACCTCCGGATCGCGCAGGACGGAGAAACCCTGCGGGTTGTGCTGTGCGATCGCGGTCGCCCAATGCCCGATCACGCGCTGCCGGTCAGTGCGACAGCGCACCGGACCCCTCAGGCAAAGCGTCTGACGGGGGCGGGTGCGGCAATTGCCAGCGACACCGCAAATGCGCAGGCCCCTCCGCCCTCGGCCCCCCCTCGGCCCGAGCATCTGCCTGAAGGAGGGTTCGGGTGGTTTTTGATACGCGCCCTGACGGAAGACGTGACCTACGCACGGGTCAACGGTGAAAACCGACTTGCCATGGTGCTGCGCACCACCGCTACGGCGCGCAGCCGGTGCGGCCAGTGA